GCGGCCTGCGCGGCCTCGTACAGCGCGAGGACCGTCTCCGGCGGGACCGCGGTGCCGGTGGGGTTGTTGGGGGTGGTGATGAACACGACGTCCGGCCGGTTCTCGGCGATGGACTTCTCGGCGGCGGCGAGGTCGATCGTGAAGTCCTCGTTGCGCGGACCCGAGATCCAGCCGGTTCCGGTGCCGCGCGCGATCAGAGCGTGCATCGAGTACGACGGCTCGAAGCCGATCGCCGTACGGCCCGGCCCGCCGAAGGTCTGCAGCAGCTGCTGGATGACCTCGTTGGAGCCGTTGGCCGCCCACACGTTCGCCAGGCCGACCTGGTGGCCGGAGGTGTCCGTCAGGTACTTGGCGAGCTGGGTGCGCAACTCGACGGCGTCCCGGTCGGGGTAGCGGTTGAGGTTCCGGGCGGCCTCGCGCACCCGCTCGGCGATCCGCTCGACCAGCGGCTCGGGCAGCGGGTAGGGGTTCTCGTTGGTGTTCAGCCGTACGGGGACGTCCAACTGGGGCGCGCCATAAGGGGACTTGCCGCGCAGTTCGTCCCGTACGGGGAGATCGTCGATTCCGAAGCTCACTTGCTCGCCGGTACCTTCCACCCGAACCTCGCCTTGATCGCCGCGCCGTGCGCGGGCAGGTCCTCCGCCTCCGCCAGCGTCACCACGTGGTGCGCGACCTCGGCCAGCGCGTCCCGCGTGTAGTCCACGATGTGGATGCCGCGCAGGAAGGACTGGACGGACAGGCCGGAGGAGTGGCAGGCGCAGCCGCCGGTGGGCAGGACGTGGTTGGACCCGGCCGCGTAGTCGCCGAGCGACACGGGCGCCCAGGGGCCGACGAAGATCGCGCCGGCGTTGCGCACGCGGTCGGCGACCTCCTGAGCGCGGGCCGTCTGGATCTCCAGGTGCTCGGCGCCGTACGCGTCGACCACCCGCAGGCCCTCGTCGATCCCGTCGACCAGCACGATCGCGGACTGCCGGCCGGCCAGGGCCGGACGGATCCGGTCCTCGATGTGCTTGGTGGCCGCCACCTGCGGCTCCAGCTCCTTCTCGACCGCGTCGGCGAGCGCGACGGAGTCGGTGACGAGCACGGCGGCCGCCAGCGGGTCGTGCTCGGCCTGGCTGATCAGGTCGGAGGCGACGTGCACCGGGTCGGCCGTGTCGTCCGCGAGGACCGCGATCTCGGTCGGGCCGGCCTCGGCGTCGATGCCGATCCGGCCGGTGAAGTACCGCTTGGCGGCGGCGACCCAGATGTTGCCGGGGCCGGTGACCATGTTGGCGGGCGGGCAGGACTCGGTGCCGTACGCGAACATCGCGACGGCGGTGGCGCCACCGGCCGCGTACACCTCGTCGACGCCGAGCAGCGCGCAGGCGGCGAGGATCGTCGGGTGCGGCAGCCCGTTGAACTCGGCCTGCGCCGGGGAGGCGAGGGCGATCGACTCGACGCCGGCCTCCTGCGCGGGCACGACGTTCATGACCACGGAGGACGGGTACACCGACCGGCCGCCGGGCGCGTACAGCCCGACCCGGTCGACCGGCACCCACTTCTCGGTGACCGAGCCGCCGGGCACGACCTGGGTGGTGTGGGTGGAGCGGCGCTGCTCGCGGTGGACGAGCCGGGCGCGCCGGATGGACTCCTCCAGGGCCGCGCGCACGGCCGGGTCGAGCTCCTCCAGCGCGCGGGTGAGCGCCGCGGCCGGCACCCGCACCTGGTCGAGCTTGACGCCGTCGAACTTCTCGGCGAAGTCGATCAGCGCCGCGTCGCCCCGATGATGTACGGCCTCGCAGATCGGACGCACCTTCTCCAGGGCGGCCTGAACATCGAAGTCGGCTCGGGGCAGCAGGTCGCGCAGGGCGGGGCCCTCGGGAAGGGCGTCGCCGCGCAGATCGATTCGGGCCAGAGAGAGAGATCGCAGCACGCGGTCAATTCTCGCAGACCCTCGTCGGAGCCTGTCCGCGCATTCCAGTGGCTGATACGAATCCCGGCGGAAACCCGGAAGATCGCCTTCACCCGGGGCGTTCGAGGCGTCACTCAGCGGGCATGAACGATTGTACGAAACCACGAAACCACGAAACCGGAAGAGCGGACGGGGAGGAAGGAAAAGTCGTGACCGAGGGGGCCGGCATCCGGGACGGGGACCTGCCGGACGATCTGACCGCCGCCGAGGCAGGCATGTGGCAGGCCTTCCGCAACGGCAGCGTGTACGACCTGAGCAGCGGCGACACGGTGGTCGACGATCCGCACGGCGGGCACCCCTGGGGGCCCGAGCGGACCGTGCGGGCCCGCATCGTGTGCTGGCTGCTGCTCGACGGACCGCCCGCGCTCGCGGGCCGGGTGTCGTCCCTGAAACTCGTCGGCGTGCAGATCAGCGACTCCCTGGACCTCGCGGGCGGCACGGTGGTGCCGTACGTCGAGATGCGCGGCTGCCGCTTCGAGCGGGACGTCCTGCTGCCGGAGGCCCACTTCACGACCGTACGGATGGTGGACTGCTCGGTGCCGCGTCTGGAGGCCGCCCGGGTCCACACCGAGGGCGATCTGCACCTGCCGCGCTGCCGCTTCCACAACGGCATCCGGCTCACCGACGCGCAGATCGGGACGGACCTGATGCTCAACCAGGCGATCGTCTACCGCGACCGCAGCGGCCGCTCGATCGCCGGGGACGGCATGACCGTCGGCCAAGACCTCCAGGCGGAGATGCTGGAGTCGCACGGTGAGCTGAGGCTGCGCAGCGCCAAGATCGGCGTGTCGCTCAGCCTGCGCGGCGCCCGGCTGGTCAACCCGTACACCCGGTTCGCCCTGAACGCCCCGCAGCTGACGGTGGAGCGCTCGCTGTATCTGACCCCGGCGGGCGTGGGCAATCCGCTGCTGAGCGGGACGACGCCCGCGCGCGGGACGCGTATCCAGCGGTTCGAGTGCGAGGGCGGGGTGCGCCTGGACGACGGGCGGTTCGGGGACGCGGTCGACCTGGAGCGGGCCCGGTTCACCTTCACCGACGAGCAGGAGCTGTCGCTGCGCCGCATTCAGACGCCCGAGCTGCGCTTCCTCGGGGAGCGGCCGGCGCGCGGGGGCGTGGTGCTGTCGGGGGCGCGGGTCGTCAACCTGATGGACCGGGCGGACGCCTGGCCGGGGCCCGGCCGGCTGCACATGGGTGGCTTCAGCTACGAGAACCTGGTGCCGCGCGGCCCGTTCCCGCTGAACGAGCGGCTGGAGTGGGTGGCGGCGGCGACCGCCGAGTACAACCCGGAGCCGTACGAGCGGCTGGCCACCGTGCTGCGGGCCGGCGGCGAGGACGAGGACGCGCGCGAGGTGCTGCTCGCCAAGCAGCGCCGGCGCCGCGAGAGCCTGCCGATCGCCGCGAAGCTGTGGGGGTACGCGCAGGACTGGACGGTCGCCTACGGGTACCGGCCGGGCCGGGCCGCCGTATGGATGGCGGTGCTGTGGGCGGCGAGTTCGGTGGCCTTCGCCCGCGCCAGCCATCCGCCGCTCAAACGCGGCGAGCATCCGGACTGGAACCCGGCCCTCTTCGCCCTCGACCTGCTGCTTCCGGTCATCGACCTGGGCCAGGTCGGGTTCTGGCAGCTGAGCGGCGGCTGGCAGTGGCTGGCCGCCGCGATGATCCTGCTCGGCTGGATCCTGGCGACGACGGTGGCGGCGGGTGCGACGCGGCTGCTGCGCAGGAACTGAGCCTTCCTCAAGGCGTACAACCATTGCGCCTTATGAGCCGTCTTCTCAGCGCAATCACCGATTGCGCGACCACGTCGGCGAGCAACCCGGCCCGCGAGAGCGGCGCCGGTTCAGGCGCACAGGGGTGTCACCACATGGCTCTGCTGCCCCCGTTCAACCGCACGTCCCGGACGTACCGGCCTCCCTCGTGGCCCGTGCGCGGACTGGCTCGAAGGGACGCGCCGCGCACGGCGCCGCCCGCCGACGACGAGGTACTCCTCGACGTTCCCGACGACCGGCTGGCACCGGTCTTGGTCGCGGCCGCGCGGGGCGAATACGCCCCGGCCCGCGAACTGCTCGCCGCCACGCGCGCCGAAGCCGACTGGGAGAACCGCGACCGCTACGCGCGAAGACTCGCCGCCTTCGCCCGCTCACGCGACGAGTGGTACGAGGAGTGGCGTACGGCCGCCCCGCACGACCCGGACGCCCTGCTGGTCGGCGCCCAGCTCGCGGTCGACCGCTGCTGGGGGTCGCCGGCTCGGGCGGAACTGCTGCGCGAGGTGAGCCCCCTGATCACGGCTGCCGCGCATGGCGACCTCAGCGACCCGGTGCCCTGGCGGATCGCGCTGGACCACGCGCGCGGCTCGAACGCCGGGCACACGTACTTCGAGGAGCTGTGGGAGGCCGCGGTCCGCCGCGCCCCGCACCACTACGGCTGCCATGTGGCGGCCCTGCGGTACCTCGCCGCCTTCTGGCAAAGCTCCCACCACGCGTGC
The nucleotide sequence above comes from Streptomyces sp. NL15-2K. Encoded proteins:
- a CDS encoding histidinol-phosphate transaminase, whose amino-acid sequence is MSFGIDDLPVRDELRGKSPYGAPQLDVPVRLNTNENPYPLPEPLVERIAERVREAARNLNRYPDRDAVELRTQLAKYLTDTSGHQVGLANVWAANGSNEVIQQLLQTFGGPGRTAIGFEPSYSMHALIARGTGTGWISGPRNEDFTIDLAAAEKSIAENRPDVVFITTPNNPTGTAVPPETVLALYEAAQAAKPSMVIVDEAYIEFSHGDSLLPLIEGRPNLVVSRTMSKAFGAAGLRLGYLAAHPAVVDAVQLVRLPYHLSAITQATALAALEHTDTLLGYVEQLKAERDRLVTELLAIGYEVTASDANFVQFGRFDDAQAMWRKILDRGVLVRDNGVPGRLRVTAGTPEENDAFLDAVRELKKESA
- the hisD gene encoding histidinol dehydrogenase, which translates into the protein MARIDLRGDALPEGPALRDLLPRADFDVQAALEKVRPICEAVHHRGDAALIDFAEKFDGVKLDQVRVPAAALTRALEELDPAVRAALEESIRRARLVHREQRRSTHTTQVVPGGSVTEKWVPVDRVGLYAPGGRSVYPSSVVMNVVPAQEAGVESIALASPAQAEFNGLPHPTILAACALLGVDEVYAAGGATAVAMFAYGTESCPPANMVTGPGNIWVAAAKRYFTGRIGIDAEAGPTEIAVLADDTADPVHVASDLISQAEHDPLAAAVLVTDSVALADAVEKELEPQVAATKHIEDRIRPALAGRQSAIVLVDGIDEGLRVVDAYGAEHLEIQTARAQEVADRVRNAGAIFVGPWAPVSLGDYAAGSNHVLPTGGCACHSSGLSVQSFLRGIHIVDYTRDALAEVAHHVVTLAEAEDLPAHGAAIKARFGWKVPASK
- a CDS encoding oxidoreductase, giving the protein MTEGAGIRDGDLPDDLTAAEAGMWQAFRNGSVYDLSSGDTVVDDPHGGHPWGPERTVRARIVCWLLLDGPPALAGRVSSLKLVGVQISDSLDLAGGTVVPYVEMRGCRFERDVLLPEAHFTTVRMVDCSVPRLEAARVHTEGDLHLPRCRFHNGIRLTDAQIGTDLMLNQAIVYRDRSGRSIAGDGMTVGQDLQAEMLESHGELRLRSAKIGVSLSLRGARLVNPYTRFALNAPQLTVERSLYLTPAGVGNPLLSGTTPARGTRIQRFECEGGVRLDDGRFGDAVDLERARFTFTDEQELSLRRIQTPELRFLGERPARGGVVLSGARVVNLMDRADAWPGPGRLHMGGFSYENLVPRGPFPLNERLEWVAAATAEYNPEPYERLATVLRAGGEDEDAREVLLAKQRRRRESLPIAAKLWGYAQDWTVAYGYRPGRAAVWMAVLWAASSVAFARASHPPLKRGEHPDWNPALFALDLLLPVIDLGQVGFWQLSGGWQWLAAAMILLGWILATTVAAGATRLLRRN